One Equus quagga isolate Etosha38 chromosome 5, UCLA_HA_Equagga_1.0, whole genome shotgun sequence genomic window carries:
- the RNF149 gene encoding E3 ubiquitin-protein ligase RNF149, with amino-acid sequence MAWRRPPGAGVGARGALALLALTLCARGARGRALEWYSAVVSTEYVDPQTNRTVWSVSESGRFGDSSPKEGAQGLVGVPRAADRDPEGCAPDTSFLVPAPGGRGTAPWVALVARGGCTFKDKVLLAAQRNASAVVLYNEERHGNLTAPMSHAGTGNIVVIMVSYPKGREILDLVQKGIPVKMTIGVGTRHVQEFIGGQSVVFVAIAFITMMIISLAWLIFYYIQRFLYTGSQFGSQNHRKETKKVIGQLPLHTVKHGEKGIDVDAENCAVCIENFKVKDVIRILPCKHIFHRICIDPWLLDHRTCPMCKLDVIKALGYWGELEDEQELPTPESTPGSVLAANLSITLEDDDRSDGSNLPSSSTNESVPQCDATFKEDAGENTALLETGRSDPQRGGPVC; translated from the exons ATGGCGTGGCGGCGGCCGCCCGGGGCCGGCGTTGGGGCCCGCGGCGCGCTGGCTCTGCTGGCCCTGACCCTGTGCGCGCGCGGGGCCCGGGGCCGGGCGCTCGAGTGGTACTCGGCCGTGGTGAGCACCGAGTACGTGGACCCACAAACGAACCGCACCGTGTGGAGCGTCTCGGAGAGCGGCCGCTTCGGCGACAGCTCGCCCAAGGAGGGCGCGCAGGGCCTGGTGGGCGTCCCGCGCGCGGCGGACCGCGACCCCGAGGGCTGCGCGCCCGACACGAGCTTCCTCGTGCCCGCGCCCGGCGGCCGGGGGACTGCGCCCTGGGTCGCCCTGGTGGCGCGCGGGGGCTGCACCTTCAAGGACAAGGTTTTGTTGGCGGCGCAGAGGAACGCCTCGGCCGTGGTCCTCTACAACGAGGAGCGCCATGGGAACCTCACCGCGCCCATGTCCCACGCGG GAACAGGAAATATAGTGGTCATTATGGTTAGCTacccaaaaggaagagaaatattggATCTGGTGCAAAAAGGAATTCCAGTCAAGATGACCATAGGGGTTGGCACCCGTCACGTGCAGGAGTTCATCGGTGGCCAGTCCGTGGTGTTTGTGGCCATTGCCTTCATCACCATGATGATTATCTCATTAGCCTGGCTAATATTTTACTACATACAGCGTTTCCTCTATACGGGCTCACAGTTTGGAAGTCAG AACCatagaaaagaaactaagaaagttATCGGCCAGCTTCCTCTTCATACTGTGAAACATGGAGAAAAG GGAATCGATGTTGATGCTGAAAATTGTGCAGTGtgtattgaaaattttaaagtaaaggaTGTTATCAGAATCCTGCCATGCAA gcaTATTTTTCATAGAATATGCATTGACCCATGGCTTTTGGATCACCGCACGTGTCCAATGTGTAAACTTGATGTCATCAAAGCCCTGGGATATTGG GGAGAGCTTGAGGATGAGCAGGAGCTGCCCACTCCAGAATCGACCCCTGGAAGTGTTTTGGCTGCAAATTTGAGTATTACTTTAGAAGATGATGACAGAAGTGATGGGAGCAACTTGCCATCGTCTTCCACTAATGAGTCCGTGCCGCAGTGCGATGCTACCTTTAAAGAAGATGCGGGTGAAAACACAGCCTTACTAG AGACGGGCAGGAGCGACCCTCAGCGGGGAGGACCTGTCTGCTAG